TCATGTGACCAGACGTGGAGTTTCTGGTTCCGGAGGTCTGGGGTGCACGCAGTTGCTggtactgcttttcttttttttttcctttggccccacagcttgtgggatcctagttccctgaccagggatcgaacccaggccccttggcGATGAAAGCGCaaagtcctaaacactggacgactgccagggaatccccaggTGCCAGCACTGTTGATAAGCATCCCAGGGAAATCTGGGGTCAGTAAGAAAAAGGGTTCAAGCAgagctgtccaacagaacttccTGCGATGCTGGAAACGTTCCATGTGGTTCAATAGGGCAACTACAGCCATATGTGTGTATTCAGCAGTTGTCATGTAGCTATTTGAGgaactgaagttttaattttattcaatcttaattaatttaaatagtcaccaatggctagtggctgccatatgGGACAGCAGAGGTCTGGAGACATGAGGGAGTAGGATGGATGGACAAGGGCCCAGAGGGAGAGGCATAAAACCTGGGGCCAGCAGTGGCTGAGGCTGGTGTGAGGCTCCCTTGGGGGCTGCAGAGCTGGAGCCGGAGCCCAGAATTGTGCAGCTCTCTCCCAGAGTCTACCCTGAGCTTCCGGCAACCTGGTGTCTGCCTGGCCGAGAGGGTGGGAGCGCTCCTGGGGAGACCCCTCCACCCTGGCTGAGACCCCACCAGGCTCCTCGCCTGCTGTGTCCAGTAGGAGGGGGGGACAGAGGTCAGGATGTCTTCACGTTCTCCTGCAGAACCAGGGTGGAGCTGGTGGCCGCGGGGTCGTGCGCCCCCTGTGTAAACATTGGGGGGATGAAAGTCATCCCGGGGGAAGCAGCTGGCTCCCCGGCACAGACACGCAGGCCTGGGGCCTCTGCAGGGCTGGCTCCGGGAGCTCTCTTACCGGCCCTGGCCCCGTGTCCTCCGCGTACTTGAACTTCTTCTGCTTGTAGTACTGCCTCCTGGGCAGGATGTGGAGCAGCAGCAGATCGCAGAGAACCGTGGCCTGAGGGGCGTCGCACGGGaacctgggggtggggacaggaccctccactccccacctctgtcctgccccagctctgggccccagtttcctcagACATACTGTGTGCGGGTctagggaggtggggtgggctcAGTAATAGGGAACAATTTCGGTCAGGTCTGGGATGGGAAACTTGTTGCTGAGGTGTGGAAGGGGAGGGCCTGACCCCGGCGCAGTGAGCCCATGACCTCAGCACTTACCACCCCAAAGATGCCAATCCCAGAGCCAATGGTGGTCATGGTGGGGATGATGTCAAACTTGCCAGCCTGGTGGCAGGGCCCAGGGGAAAGAAGGGTTAACAGCCAGGAGGGTCTGGTGGAAAAGGCCTTCCTCAGGAGCGCTGGGACCGGGCCGGGAGCAAGGGGccttccccaccctccactgGTAGCTGGTCCCACAGCCTGCTGCCCACGGCTCTGTGTCTGCATGGAGACTCAGCTGGTGGTTGGGAGCCCTGGGTTTTGACCTTGACTCTGCCCTCACTGGACACAGGGAGACAGTGAGGGAGGTGTGGTCACAGGCTGGAAAGCCCTGCCCTCAACAGCATCTGGGTCCCTCTGTTATCAGATATAGAAGTGCTGAATGAGGCCCATCCAACTTCCTGTCGCCTCTAACCACAGACACCCAACAAGCACCGGAAGGAACCGAGAGTGTGTCTCTGGCTACCCCTCACACTGGACACTCACCTTGCCGTCCACGAGGATGTCAAAGCGAATCCCAAACACCTTGTAGAGGTGCCGGTAGTTGGTCCCATTCTCCACGAAGTGCCTGGCAAAccttggggaaggggagaggttgCAGGAGAGGGTGGGTGATGGAGAACTGTCTTGGGTCCAGAGTTTCCAGAGCATCAGGGATACAGGAGCCCTTAGAGGTCCGTGAGGACAGCCCCGTGCCCCCCAACATTATATAGAGGGGGAATTGCAGGCCTCATTCCAGGAATGCTGTACTCGACCGCTGCCCTAACTCCTGATGTGGGCAATTCCCCAGCCAGTCCCGGCCAGGTGGGCCTCAAGGGAGCCGAGAGCCAGCGGCAGGGCTCAGGCCTCCGGGCTCGTGCTCCCTGCTTGGCCAATTCCGGGAGAATGGGAGTTTCCTAGGATCCGCTGCTCCCCTCCCAGGGACACTTGCTTGGCCTTAAGGGGTTCTGGGAGTAGAAAAGCCCGCAGGACGCCAAGGAAGGATGCACTGGTGGGGGCCCAGCAGGCACCTGAAGTTGAAGCCTTGAGACAGTTTTTTCTCTTCATACAGCCCGTGGAACTCATAGACGGGTTTGCAGTGTCGCACATGCCAGTCCAGGTCACAGTGCCAGTCGATGGTGATGCCTACCACCCCACCCTACCAGGGACACAGGCCCTCAAGATCCGGGGTTTAGGATCAAGAACTCCTGCCCTACAGCTGGTGcagctgttttctgtttgtttgagaAGAGACACTGAGAAGCTGCTTCAGGGTTGAGGTCCCGTCACCCTCTCTGGTCCCGCCTCCCACCCATCACATTCCAGCTTTCTGACAGTTTCTAGAATACACCAGGTtcttcctacctcagggcctttgcacaagcagtcactctccaccccccccccccccccgcccaccaccATTCCCCACAAGGCTGGTTCTTTCTCATCCTTTGGTCACTTctcctgggaagccttccctgaccaccacccCCAGTCTAAAATATGCCCTTGTGAttccctctgtgttttcttctagaacatGTGTCACTTTGTAACCACACATTTATTTTGTGTGATTATTAACGCATCTCTTCCAAGACTGTAAACTCCACAAGGGTGGAGCTGTCTGTCTCATTTGCACTGACTCCTGAGTCACAGCACTGGAGGCAAGTAAATAGCTGTTGAAGTAAAGAGGGAGTCTGTAAAGACATGGGCTGGGAAGAGAAAACCTGAGAAAGTGAAGCCCCTCTGGGCGAGGCAAGGATCAGAGACAGGTGGGCTGAGCAAGAGGAGAGCTGCGTGTGGAGCTGGGCAGCTAGGCGGGAGGCTAGATGCCTACAGACAATGGTGATGGGTGAGAAGTTCCTactgggggtggcagggagatTTTTAGGAACAGGGGAAACTAACATTCAGCTTTCTGGTCCTGTGTGTTGCTGCTGTGTAAACCCCctccaggggttggcaaactgagGCCTCAGGGCCGAATCTGTTTACACATTGCCTGTGGCTGCCTTTGCCCTATAGCAGCTGACCTGGGTGGCTAGAACAGAGACCATGTGACCTGTGGCCCATACTTATTCTCTGGCTCCTTAAAGAAAAAGTTCGCTGACCCGTGTTCTCCATAAAGGCACTGTGGGTGAGTTGTTTTGGTGGGTGATGTCACAGAGAGGGGCTGATTTCCATCCCTGGATCCCACAGGAGCGGATGATAAGGATCACGAGGGAGCATGTACCTATAGGATGCCTTGGGCCAGGACACCCTGAAGTGCTGTCCCGTGCCCTCAAGGCAATCCCGAGAGACTTGCACTATTACTGCTCCCACTTTACAGGTGCAAAAGCGCAGACTCACTGAAGGTAAGAGACTTGTCTGAGCCAGGATCTGAGCCCAGTCAGACAGGTCTGTGCTCCTTATAAGGTACCGTTTCTCTGGGAATCCCATGTGACTGTGTGCATCTCAGCCTCCAGAATTCCCAGGAAACCTGGGCAGGCACAGGATTTCTCAGGGCCATGGGCCATGGGATTTAAGCTGCTTGtatctaatatttaaaaaacactggGCCCTCGGAAGACACCCAAGTGACATCTGCCTATGGCCATTCATTCTGggcacctcctctgtgccaggtccATGTCAGGCCCTGCTGAGGACACAGGCCTGAACCACAGGGGCCCCCAGTATTAGGGGATAGATCTATATATATGCTCAGCCCACGCTAGGGACTGGGTGCGGTGCGGGGCTTAACTGGGCCTGAAAAGTCTTTTTTGGCCTGATGATCTGGGGGCCCAGCCCTCCCCACTCGGCTGGCACCATACCTTCTCGGCCAAGGTGCTAAAATTCTGGCCTGACTCTTGTACCATATAGCCGAGCTTGAAAACTGGGCACAGTGGGTGCAAGGTCTTGTGATAGAGGCAGGTCTTCATGTAAGCGGCATCCACCTCCTCCACCAGGTTGCGCCTACAGGGGCAGACGGCATTGGTGGTGGCAGCATGCCAGCTGGGAGGGCACCCACCATGCCCGGGAGCTCTGGGGACCCCTCCCGGGCCCTAGAGACGCCCCTTCCCTAGCCCTTGGAGACTGAAGGCAGCCCACCCCAGGGGCCCAGCCCAAGCTTCTGCCTCCAGAAGGAACTCAGCATGAGTGCAGGGTGACAGAGGTGACAGGTTAAGACCGGCTGGAGCAGCCTCCGAGAGCCGCCTGCATTTCTGCCCGCTTTTCCCACAAACCTGGTGACCTTGAAGCGTGGAAAGCTGATGCTGTTCTTGATGAAGAGAGTGAAGTTCTCGGCCTCTCGGagaagggcagggctggaggagacGGCACTCactcactgccccctccccaggagtCCTTCGTGTGCCTACCAGAGCTGGGCTTGGCGTGTGGGGCTGTGAGAGCCTATGGGATCTTCCTGAGCCATTGGAGGGGTGGGCATGCTGTAATGTGGACTCTCAGGCCCCTTGAGCAGAGGCTGGGGCATCTTTGGCGGGAGCTGCACagatggggtgagggtggggttgGAAGAAGGGGGGACCGAGCACAGATCCAGATGCTCCTCTAGTCTGGGCTGGGGACCCTGCTCCCAGCTCCCTGGAAGGACAGGGCATTACCATGGGATGTTGTCATCCACCTCCACGGGGCACCAGCCAAAGATCTCACACGTATGCACGATGTCGTCGAAGGCCACACACTTGCCTGTGCGGATGCCTGGAGCAAGGGTGGAACCCCTGGGTGCCCACCCCAAGCTGGGGGTGCAGAGGAGAACCCCCAGGCCCCACTCCTAGGAGCCCCCATTGATGGGGCGCCCAAGAGCAGAAGCCTGGCTGGTTCTGGGACAGGGGAGGCCAAGGTCAAGGTGGCgggaggagagagagcaggaaggaCATCCTGGTGGAGGAAGCCTGGAGCTGACAGGCTGTGGAGGGGGACAGGAGGAGGCCGACCTTACCTTGGgccttcctttctgcctttccCGGGGTGCAGCCACTATTATTCGTGCACGTGCCCCCTTCTGGGttctggggaaggggagagctGCTGGCCCCAGGTCCCCTGGGTAGGGTCCTAAGaagatccccccaccccccgcatgGCCCTAGGGTGTGGGGCAGAGTCTCAGACCCCTTTGGAGTGACCCTTAATCACAGCCTCCTTCCCCCAGTCCCCTCCCAGGACCCTCTGGGCTCATGCCCAGCTGCCCTAGTGCTGATGTCACAGCAGGGGTAGGGGAGGTTGGGGCTTGGGGGTTGGGCAGGCACTGAGGCATCCTGCTTGGCACACAGCTGGGAGGGAAGCCTCAGCAACCGCCAGTGGTGGGCCATTCCTGTATGTGAACTTATGCCTGAGATTCCACCACTGTGGTGCCGCAGGAAGCCTACCTGGCTTCCCCTCCAATGCCCAAGGGGGCCTCCTCTTCTATGTTATTTTCCCCTGTGGGTCCAAGAAGGGGGGATGGGCAACAGTCCTCACCTCTGCACAGTGGCCTTGGGCCTGCCAGGGGGTGACGATAAAATTGGTCATGACCACAAAGGAGCTGTCCCCCTGGAAgtgagaggcagggggaggggagggcagggctctgAGCTGGGAGAAGAGCCCCAAGAACCCAAGCACTGCCCTAGCAAGCCCCCAGAACCCACAGGACACCCAGCAGCCTCCATAACCCACGACATCAGACTGGGGTGATGTTATGAGGCTGCTTCCGCCCCTCACTCACAgggaatctgaggcccagagacagagaggagCTAGGCTGGTCCCACAGGGAGGTGGGACGGAGCCTAATAACCCAGCTCTGAGCCAGCAAGCCCTGTGGGTGGAAGGTGCACCCCCGAGTCTGCTCACCTGGGCTGGGAAGACGTAGTCAGCCACATCCCAGACCTGGGGGCCCAGGCTTGGGAGCTTCGTCACAGCCAAACCCTTGAGTTTCACAGACACGCTGCTGATCAGGCCACTCGAGGTCTGGTAGCCCTTCTCATAGATAAACACCCACCTGCAGGGGGATTGGGGGGCAGAGGGGCCAGAGTGGGCCAGAGTCATTCAAGGATGGCATGAGGCTGTGGGCCACCGCCCCTTCCGGCACCAGCTGGACGTGTCAagtcctttcccttcccctccccagacgCGTCTCTGAGCCACTCTCCGTTCCTCAAGCTACATCTtggactggaggctggaaatcctcACCTGCTCCCCCTGCTGGCCTGTGCCTGGGGTTCTACCATTCTTTTCACTATGAAAATACTCTTACTGGTTGGCCAGGGAGCAGAGCCCCTGAAGGTCTTTTTCAGAGCCTTTTCCAAGAGTAGCATTTGTTGGAGGCCAAGCTGCTTGGACTCCAGGCTTCATCcctatctccttccttcctgagcTCTTCCCACTGAGAAACAGCAGAGTATGACGATGGCCGAGAGCCTGGCTTTTGGTGCCCGAGAGTCTGGGCTTGAATCTCACAGGCTGTATGAGCTGGGGTAAACTAGTCTCTGTTTAGGGCAAATCCCTCTCTGTTTCAGCTTCCTTGTAAAACGTAAACAATAATGGTACCAATACTACTTATGTTGTGAGTTAATGCCTGTGAAAGCACTTGGAATGGAAACGGGCATGGGCTAAACACTGTATAGACATTAGCTACTATTATCTCAGCCACGCTGGGAGCTCTTGGGGAGGGGGACTGACTGGAAGGGAAACCAGAGGGGCAAGTGGCCCTTTGAAGGGCTCACAGCATCTGGCCCCAGATGAGGCCCTTGTGGGTGTGGGTCAGGCTGGAGGTCTCCCAGCTTTCTCAGGAAATTCTGGCCTTCCCCTCCCAGCATCAAGAACCCCTGCTCCTCTGGGTTCTCCACTTCCAATCTGGGAGGTTTAGTGGGGTCAACCTCCCTCCTAGCCCCACAGTGGGGGGCACATGACCAGGGTTTGCCAATCAATGTTCCATTGCCCTAGCAACAGCAATGGGTCTAAGGATGGGCACACAACCCTGAGGAGTTTCAGCAATGCAGCCAGAATTTTCCTGGGAATTACTGGGAAAGAAACATCCTCTCCGTTGGGTGGCTAAGCAAGGTATGGTTAGTCATCTGTGTTACCTCATGGAGACAGCAAGCCTGAGAATGAAGCCAGCTTAGAGAAAAGCCAGGCCAGTAGATGGAGAGGGGCAGACTCCTGACAATGTTGCGTGAGCACCTGGATCCTGCCACACCTGAAGCATGTTGAAAAGTCACTTCTGGACTTTTCAGTTATACAAGTTaataaattcttttcctttatttaagcCAATTTGGGTTTGGTTTCCGTAGCCTACAAGTGAGAGTTGTGGATAATACTTCTCTCCAGGGTGTGGTCCCCTTCCTTCAGGAAAGAATCTTGGCGATTCATtgtaactctgtgtgtgtgtgtgtgtgtgtgtgtgtgtgtgtgtgtgtgtgtgtgtccatggtATCC
The genomic region above belongs to Phocoena phocoena chromosome 19, mPhoPho1.1, whole genome shotgun sequence and contains:
- the P2RX1 gene encoding P2X purinoceptor 1, with the protein product MARRLQDELAAFFFEYDTPRMVLVRNKKVGVIFRLIQLVVLVYVIGWVFIYEKGYQTSSGLISSVSVKLKGLAVTKLPSLGPQVWDVADYVFPAQGDSSFVVMTNFIVTPWQAQGHCAENPEGGTCTNNSGCTPGKAERKAQGIRTGKCVAFDDIVHTCEIFGWCPVEVDDNIPCPALLREAENFTLFIKNSISFPRFKVTRRNLVEEVDAAYMKTCLYHKTLHPLCPVFKLGYMVQESGQNFSTLAEKGGVVGITIDWHCDLDWHVRHCKPVYEFHGLYEEKKLSQGFNFRFARHFVENGTNYRHLYKVFGIRFDILVDGKAGKFDIIPTMTTIGSGIGIFGVATVLCDLLLLHILPRRQYYKQKKFKYAEDTGPGPGAHDPAATSSTLVLQENVKTS